In the genome of Staphylococcus durrellii, one region contains:
- a CDS encoding NupC/NupG family nucleoside CNT transporter — MHIIIGLIGIVVFLVLAVLFSSDRKNIRWKYVGLLLLIQLVFAFILLKTKAGITVIGGISDGFNYLLAKAAEGVNFVFGGFEFVDPKNPPFFFNVLLPIVFISALIGILQYTKILPLIINVLGFLISKINGMGRLESYNAVAAAILGQSEVFISLKKELAYIPKQRLYTLTASAMSTVSASIIGAYFTLIEPKYVVTAVVLNLFGGFIIASIINPYQVDEKEDKLIVQESETQKQSFFEVLGEYILDGFKVAVIVGAMLIGYIAIIALLNGVVSFIFSGISGGHLHWDFQTLIGFVFAPFAFLAGVPWSDAVQSGSIMATKLLSNEFVAMQSLGKASGMGDHAKGIVSVFVVSFANFSSIGIISGAIKSLNNEKGDMVARFGLKLLFGATLVSFISAAIAGFFI; from the coding sequence ATGCATATTATCATTGGCTTGATTGGGATAGTAGTATTTTTGGTACTAGCCGTGTTATTTAGCTCAGACAGGAAAAATATTCGTTGGAAATATGTTGGCCTACTGTTACTTATACAATTAGTTTTTGCATTTATTCTATTGAAAACTAAAGCTGGAATAACAGTCATTGGAGGAATATCAGACGGCTTTAACTATTTATTAGCAAAAGCGGCTGAAGGTGTTAATTTTGTGTTTGGTGGCTTTGAATTTGTAGATCCAAAAAACCCACCTTTTTTCTTTAACGTATTATTACCGATTGTATTTATTTCTGCTCTTATCGGTATCTTACAATATACAAAAATTTTACCTTTAATTATTAACGTTTTGGGATTCTTAATTTCTAAAATTAATGGGATGGGGCGTTTAGAGTCTTACAATGCTGTAGCAGCAGCCATTCTAGGGCAATCCGAAGTATTTATATCTTTAAAAAAAGAATTAGCTTACATACCTAAACAGCGTTTATACACACTTACAGCTTCGGCAATGTCTACTGTTTCCGCTTCAATAATTGGTGCTTATTTCACATTGATTGAACCTAAATATGTCGTAACAGCGGTTGTATTAAACTTATTTGGTGGCTTTATTATTGCCTCAATTATTAATCCATATCAAGTTGATGAAAAGGAAGATAAATTAATCGTTCAAGAAAGTGAAACACAAAAACAATCTTTCTTCGAAGTTTTAGGGGAATATATTTTAGATGGTTTTAAAGTAGCAGTTATCGTCGGCGCAATGTTGATTGGATATATCGCAATCATTGCGTTACTTAACGGCGTAGTAAGCTTTATTTTCTCTGGTATATCCGGTGGACACCTTCACTGGGATTTCCAAACATTAATTGGTTTCGTTTTTGCACCTTTCGCATTTTTAGCTGGTGTACCATGGAGCGATGCTGTTCAATCCGGATCAATAATGGCAACCAAGTTATTATCAAATGAATTCGTCGCAATGCAAAGCTTAGGGAAAGCGAGTGGCATGGGCGATCACGCTAAAGGTATCGTTTCAGTATTTGTAGTTTCATTTGCCAACTTCAGTTCTATCGGAATTATTTCTGGTGCTATCAAATCACTTAATAACGAAAAAGGAGATATGGTTGCACGTTTTGGCTTGAAATTACTTTTCGGTGCAACACTTGTTTCATTTATTTCAGCAGCTATCGCTGGTTTCTTCATCTAA
- the pdxS gene encoding pyridoxal 5'-phosphate synthase lyase subunit PdxS, which produces MSKITGSERVKRGMAEMQKGGVIMDVVNAEQAKIAEEAGAVAVMALERVPSDIRAAGGVARMANPKIVEEVMNAVSIPVMAKARIGHITEARVLESMGVDYIDESEVLTPADEEYHLLKDQFTVPFVCGCRNLGEAARRIGEGSAMLRTKGEPGTGNIVEAVRHIRQVNSEVSRLTVMNDDEIMTEAKNIGAPYEVLKAIKDNGRLPVVNFAAGGVATPQDAALMMELGADGVFVGSGIFKSEDPEKFAKAIVQATTHYQDYELIGRLSKELGTAMKGLDINQLSLEERMQERGW; this is translated from the coding sequence ATGTCTAAAATTACCGGATCAGAGAGAGTAAAAAGAGGAATGGCTGAAATGCAAAAAGGTGGCGTTATTATGGACGTTGTCAATGCTGAACAAGCAAAAATTGCTGAAGAAGCAGGTGCCGTTGCAGTAATGGCATTAGAACGTGTACCATCTGATATCAGAGCAGCTGGTGGCGTAGCTAGAATGGCTAATCCTAAAATTGTGGAAGAAGTAATGAATGCAGTTTCTATACCTGTAATGGCTAAGGCTCGAATCGGACATATCACAGAAGCACGCGTGTTAGAATCAATGGGTGTAGATTATATAGATGAATCAGAAGTGCTAACTCCAGCGGACGAAGAATATCATTTATTAAAAGATCAATTCACTGTACCGTTCGTTTGTGGTTGTAGAAATCTAGGAGAAGCTGCTCGTCGTATTGGTGAAGGATCTGCGATGTTAAGAACTAAAGGTGAACCTGGAACTGGAAATATCGTCGAAGCTGTTAGACATATTCGCCAAGTTAATTCAGAAGTAAGTCGTTTAACTGTGATGAATGACGATGAAATTATGACTGAAGCTAAAAATATTGGGGCACCTTACGAAGTATTAAAAGCAATTAAAGACAATGGTCGCTTACCAGTGGTTAACTTTGCGGCAGGTGGCGTAGCAACACCTCAAGATGCCGCGCTAATGATGGAATTAGGTGCAGACGGGGTATTTGTTGGCTCAGGTATCTTTAAGTCAGAAGATCCTGAAAAATTTGCGAAAGCTATCGTACAAGCAACAACGCATTATCAAGATTACGAATTAATCGGTCGTTTATCTAAAGAATTAGGTACTGCTATGAAAGGTTTAGACATTAATCAACTTTCTTTAGAAGAACGTATGCAAGAGCGTGGTTGGTAA
- a CDS encoding protein arginine kinase codes for MSEKKINSHISEWMQDEIEQPVVMSSRIRLARNLDNHVHPLMYPSEKEGERVINEVQDALPELTLQRLDTMDQQSKYKLVAKHLISPELIKQPAAAVLLNDDESLSLMINEEDHLRIQAMGNDLSLHTLFEKASKVDDQIDQELDISFDESLGYLTTCPTNIGTGLRASVMLHLPGLSIMKRMNRIAQTINRFGFTIRGIYGEGSQVYGHIYQISNQLTLGKTELEIIDSLSEVVQQIINEELQIREQLDRHNHVETLDRVYRALGILKYSRLISMEEASFRLSEVKLGIDLGYIELEDFKFNELIIAIQSAFLLDSEDDKSVNEKRSDILRKYIK; via the coding sequence ATGAGCGAAAAGAAAATTAATTCACATATAAGTGAATGGATGCAAGACGAAATAGAACAACCAGTAGTCATGTCTTCAAGAATTAGATTAGCTCGTAACTTAGACAATCACGTACACCCGCTAATGTATCCTTCCGAAAAAGAAGGTGAAAGAGTGATTAACGAAGTTCAAGATGCGCTTCCCGAGTTAACTTTGCAAAGGTTAGATACTATGGACCAACAAAGTAAATATAAACTCGTTGCGAAACATCTTATAAGTCCTGAATTAATAAAACAACCTGCCGCAGCGGTACTATTAAATGATGACGAATCATTAAGTTTAATGATTAACGAAGAAGATCATTTGCGTATTCAAGCGATGGGTAATGATTTATCGTTGCATACGTTATTTGAAAAAGCTTCTAAAGTAGATGACCAAATAGATCAAGAATTAGACATTAGTTTTGATGAAAGTTTAGGCTATTTAACAACTTGCCCTACCAATATTGGTACTGGATTAAGAGCGAGCGTAATGCTTCACCTACCAGGGCTTTCAATCATGAAAAGAATGAACCGTATCGCTCAAACAATAAATCGTTTCGGTTTTACGATAAGAGGCATATATGGTGAAGGTTCTCAAGTTTATGGTCATATTTATCAAATTTCTAATCAATTGACGTTAGGTAAAACAGAGTTAGAAATTATTGATAGCTTGTCAGAAGTAGTGCAACAAATAATTAATGAAGAATTGCAGATTCGAGAACAATTAGATCGCCATAATCATGTTGAAACTTTAGATAGAGTTTATCGTGCATTAGGCATTTTGAAATATAGCAGACTGATTTCAATGGAAGAAGCTTCCTTCAGATTGAGTGAAGTGAAATTAGGTATCGATTTAGGTTATATTGAATTAGAAGACTTTAAATTCAATGAATTAATTATTGCCATTCAATCTGCATTTTTATTGGATAGTGAAGATGATAAATCAGTAAATGAAAAACGATCAGATATATTAAGAAAGTATATAAAATAG
- the pdxR gene encoding MocR-like pyridoxine biosynthesis transcription factor PdxR encodes MSKQTLYINLYESLKQQIIEGQYASHDKFPSKRVLGEHLSVSNTTIEHAYQLLLDEGFIYSKPRSGYFVSDIESLPVIYKNQSQHFSEINNTSVKKSDIKYKYAFNMSEIDSEYFPMQQFRKYARDVFEDNEIDLLQHRSSEGLWELRQQIAHYLFNSRGVSSHPDQIIIGSSTEQLINLVTDILKNASFIIEHPSYPPIKQVLDKKQINYIQVPVTQTGIDIDAFKHNNNNIAYVTPSHQFPTGYVMNLKKRTQLIHWAQLNDDRYIIEDDYDSEFRYSGKPLPALQSLDTKDKVIYISTFSKSLYPSCRVAYAVLPQKLLDQYHQLEHKEGNTVPVHMQKLVSNFMQSGSFERHLNKMRTVYNNKLSYILERLEPYHNQLQIEGTLTGMHFTLTVTNGLTLEECLAQAKDNLLKIVPLAQYNSDETAPKFIIGFGGIPQNELKAHTDILIQSLTK; translated from the coding sequence ATGAGTAAACAAACATTGTATATTAATTTATATGAATCATTGAAACAACAAATAATTGAAGGACAGTATGCATCCCATGATAAATTTCCATCAAAAAGAGTATTAGGTGAGCATTTATCGGTAAGTAATACAACAATAGAACATGCATATCAATTATTATTAGACGAAGGATTTATTTATTCTAAACCACGTTCCGGTTACTTTGTATCAGATATAGAATCACTACCGGTCATTTATAAAAATCAGTCGCAACATTTTAGCGAAATTAATAATACTAGTGTGAAAAAATCTGATATTAAGTATAAATATGCCTTTAATATGTCAGAAATTGATTCAGAATATTTTCCAATGCAACAATTTAGGAAGTATGCTCGTGATGTTTTTGAAGATAATGAAATAGACTTACTTCAACACAGGAGTTCAGAGGGTTTATGGGAATTAAGACAACAAATCGCACATTATCTCTTTAATAGTAGAGGTGTAAGTAGCCATCCCGATCAAATTATTATCGGAAGCTCTACAGAGCAACTGATTAATTTAGTAACTGACATTTTAAAAAACGCTTCCTTTATAATTGAACATCCTAGCTATCCACCTATTAAACAAGTACTTGATAAGAAGCAAATAAATTATATTCAAGTCCCAGTAACACAAACAGGTATAGATATTGATGCATTTAAACATAACAATAATAACATTGCATATGTTACGCCGTCACATCAATTTCCTACTGGATATGTAATGAATTTAAAGAAAAGAACACAACTTATACATTGGGCTCAACTTAACGATGACCGATATATTATTGAAGATGACTATGATTCAGAATTTAGATATTCAGGTAAACCTTTACCTGCATTGCAAAGTTTAGATACAAAAGACAAAGTTATTTATATAAGTACATTTTCAAAGTCGTTATATCCAAGTTGCCGTGTTGCTTATGCAGTGTTACCTCAGAAATTATTGGATCAGTACCATCAATTAGAACACAAAGAGGGTAACACCGTACCAGTACATATGCAAAAACTAGTTTCTAATTTTATGCAATCAGGTAGCTTCGAAAGACACCTTAACAAGATGAGAACCGTTTATAATAATAAATTAAGTTATATATTAGAAAGATTAGAACCCTATCATAATCAATTGCAAATTGAAGGGACACTGACAGGGATGCACTTCACATTAACAGTAACTAATGGGCTTACCTTAGAAGAATGTTTAGCTCAAGCTAAAGATAATTTATTAAAAATTGTACCACTTGCACAATATAACAGTGACGAAACAGCTCCAAAATTTATAATTGGATTTGGTGGCATCCCTCAAAACGAACTAAAAGCTCATACAGACATACTCATTCAATCACTAACAAAGTAA
- a CDS encoding UvrB/UvrC motif-containing protein: MLCENCHLNEAEVKISIKGQEGTQEKWVCTTCAQGGNPWTQDKQVENHQDDIEGAFVVKQILQHLASKHGINFDEITFREAKRCPTCQMSLRDIAHVGKFGCAECYDTFKEDIIDIVRRVQGGQFEHTGKTPHSSYKKLALKKQIEDKTNYLSHLIEEQEFEQAAVVRDEIKALKSDSEVSRDERKEN; encoded by the coding sequence GTGTTATGTGAAAATTGCCATTTAAATGAGGCAGAAGTTAAAATATCGATTAAAGGTCAAGAAGGTACTCAAGAAAAGTGGGTATGCACTACATGTGCACAAGGTGGTAACCCTTGGACTCAAGATAAACAAGTAGAAAATCACCAAGATGATATCGAAGGTGCATTTGTTGTTAAGCAGATTTTACAGCACCTTGCTTCTAAACACGGTATCAACTTTGATGAAATAACTTTTAGAGAAGCAAAACGCTGTCCAACTTGTCAAATGTCATTAAGAGATATAGCACATGTAGGTAAGTTTGGTTGTGCAGAGTGTTATGATACATTTAAAGAAGACATTATAGATATAGTTAGACGTGTACAAGGTGGTCAATTTGAACATACTGGAAAAACACCACACTCGTCATATAAAAAATTAGCATTAAAGAAACAAATTGAAGACAAAACAAATTATTTAAGTCATTTAATTGAAGAACAAGAATTTGAACAAGCTGCAGTTGTAAGGGATGAAATAAAAGCATTAAAGTCAGATAGTGAGGTGTCACGTGATGAGCGAAAAGAAAATTAA
- a CDS encoding CtsR family transcriptional regulator, which translates to MHNMSDIIEQYIKKLFEDTNEDAVEIQRAHVAQRFDCVPSQLNYVIKTRFTNKHGYEIESKRGGGGYIRITKIENKDETGYINHLLQIIGPSISQQQAYYIIDGLLEKSYITEREAKMISAVIDRETLKMDIVARDIIRANILKRLLPIINYY; encoded by the coding sequence ATGCATAATATGTCAGACATCATAGAACAGTACATTAAAAAGTTATTTGAAGACACCAATGAAGACGCTGTTGAAATTCAACGTGCACATGTCGCGCAACGTTTCGACTGTGTTCCTTCGCAATTAAACTATGTGATTAAAACACGTTTCACTAATAAACATGGTTATGAAATAGAAAGTAAAAGAGGTGGAGGAGGATATATTCGAATCACTAAGATTGAAAATAAAGACGAAACTGGTTATATTAATCACTTACTTCAAATTATTGGTCCTTCTATTTCACAACAACAAGCGTACTATATAATAGACGGATTATTAGAAAAGTCCTATATTACTGAGAGAGAAGCAAAAATGATTAGTGCAGTTATTGATAGAGAAACTTTAAAAATGGATATTGTAGCTAGAGATATTATTCGGGCTAACATTTTAAAACGATTACTGCCAATAATTAATTACTATTAA
- the pdxT gene encoding pyridoxal 5'-phosphate synthase glutaminase subunit PdxT, whose protein sequence is MKIGVLALQGAVREHIRHIELSGHDGIAIKSVGQLEEIDGLILPGGESTTLRRLMNLYGFKDALKESSLPMFGTCAGLIVLAKDIVGEEGYLSKLDITVQRNSFGRQVDSFESELDIKGIAEDIEGVFIRAPHIESVRANVDVLSKVGDKIVAVQEGKYLGVSFHPELTDDYRVTHYFIENIVRPKITEKVK, encoded by the coding sequence ATGAAAATAGGTGTATTAGCGCTTCAAGGAGCAGTTAGAGAACATATTCGTCACATTGAATTAAGTGGACATGATGGAATTGCAATTAAAAGCGTTGGGCAACTTGAAGAAATCGATGGACTAATATTGCCAGGTGGGGAATCGACTACGTTACGTCGTCTGATGAACTTATATGGATTTAAAGATGCACTAAAAGAATCTAGTTTACCTATGTTTGGAACATGTGCTGGTTTAATTGTCTTAGCAAAAGATATCGTTGGTGAAGAAGGATATTTAAGTAAATTAGATATTACTGTACAGCGTAACTCATTTGGACGACAAGTAGACAGTTTTGAATCCGAATTAGACATTAAAGGTATTGCAGAAGATATTGAAGGTGTATTTATAAGAGCGCCGCATATAGAAAGCGTACGAGCTAATGTAGATGTATTAAGTAAAGTTGGAGATAAAATTGTAGCTGTTCAGGAAGGTAAGTACTTAGGCGTTTCTTTTCATCCTGAATTAACTGATGATTATAGAGTAACGCATTACTTTATTGAAAATATTGTGCGACCAAAAATAACTGAAAAAGTTAAATAA